In Achromobacter xylosoxidans A8, a single window of DNA contains:
- a CDS encoding FAD-dependent monooxygenase — protein sequence MPLPAHVPVLIAGGGPVGLTLAALLAEYGIATLTLEADDDYCSGSRAICISRRSQEIMGWVGADRPLTATGLAWTGGRSYYRNSEVLHFEMPHDPLQRYAPMVNIQQYAVEEYAHQAMQRHPERAALRWSARLAGLQTDADGVTAEVEAEGGRHTVRADWLIACDGGRSTVREAMGLKLTGMQYEGRYVIVDIEQASSRPVERLAWFDPPSNPGSTLLMHRQPGNVWRVDYQIRDDEDPEEAVKPENVLPRVQSHLDMIGESAPWKPLWISIYNAKCLTLDSYRHGRVLFAGDAAHLVPIFGVRGLNSGLDDAGNLAWKLAWVLQGQAPDSLLDSYSVERVHATRQNLAYGAKSTEFMAPPDFGFRLMREAALRLALSDERVRQLINPRQSAPISYDASPLNLADGAPQAGAAAAPGQPAPEALLQDRGAPLHLSACFGAGFVALALEPDARLAAELEALAAATRDAPQPLRVLKTGADALQDTHGQLRQRYGAQGSAVYLLRPDGYVLGRWITPAAATLRAALRPYYPSIALDAPKEDQA from the coding sequence ATGCCGCTACCCGCGCACGTTCCCGTCCTGATCGCCGGCGGCGGCCCCGTCGGCCTGACGCTGGCCGCCCTGCTGGCCGAATACGGCATCGCTACGCTGACCCTGGAGGCGGACGACGACTACTGCAGCGGCAGCCGCGCCATCTGCATTTCGCGGCGGTCACAGGAAATCATGGGCTGGGTCGGCGCCGACCGCCCCCTGACCGCCACCGGCTTGGCCTGGACCGGAGGCCGCAGCTACTACCGCAACAGCGAGGTGCTGCACTTCGAAATGCCGCACGACCCGCTGCAACGCTACGCCCCCATGGTCAATATCCAGCAGTACGCCGTCGAGGAGTACGCCCACCAGGCCATGCAGCGCCATCCGGAACGGGCCGCGCTGCGCTGGTCGGCGCGGCTTGCAGGCCTGCAGACGGACGCGGACGGCGTCACGGCCGAAGTGGAAGCCGAAGGCGGCCGCCACACCGTGCGCGCCGACTGGCTGATCGCCTGCGATGGCGGCCGCAGCACCGTGCGCGAAGCCATGGGCCTGAAGCTGACAGGCATGCAGTACGAAGGGCGCTACGTCATCGTCGACATCGAACAGGCATCCAGCCGTCCGGTGGAGCGCCTGGCCTGGTTCGATCCGCCGTCCAATCCCGGTTCCACCCTGCTCATGCATCGCCAGCCCGGCAATGTCTGGCGCGTGGATTACCAGATCCGCGACGACGAAGATCCCGAGGAGGCCGTCAAGCCGGAGAACGTGCTGCCGCGCGTGCAGAGCCATCTGGACATGATCGGCGAGAGCGCGCCCTGGAAGCCGCTGTGGATCTCCATCTACAACGCCAAGTGCCTGACGCTGGACAGCTACCGCCACGGACGCGTGCTGTTCGCCGGGGACGCCGCCCACCTGGTGCCGATCTTCGGCGTGCGGGGCCTGAACTCGGGGCTGGACGACGCGGGCAACCTGGCCTGGAAGCTGGCCTGGGTGCTGCAAGGCCAAGCCCCCGACAGCCTGCTGGACAGCTACAGCGTGGAGCGCGTCCACGCCACCCGCCAGAACCTGGCCTACGGCGCCAAGAGCACCGAATTCATGGCTCCGCCGGATTTCGGCTTCCGCCTGATGCGCGAGGCCGCCCTGCGTCTGGCCCTCTCGGACGAGCGAGTGCGCCAGTTGATCAACCCGCGGCAGTCGGCGCCCATCTCCTACGATGCCTCGCCCTTGAATCTGGCTGACGGCGCGCCGCAAGCCGGCGCCGCCGCCGCGCCCGGCCAGCCCGCGCCCGAAGCGCTGCTGCAGGATCGCGGCGCGCCGCTGCATCTCAGCGCGTGCTTCGGCGCAGGCTTCGTGGCGTTGGCGCTCGAACCCGACGCCAGGCTGGCAGCGGAACTGGAGGCCTTGGCCGCTGCCACTCGCGATGCCCCCCAGCCGCTGCGCGTGCTGAAGACGGGCGCCGACGCCTTGCAGGACACGCACGGGCAACTGCGCCAGCGCTATGGCGCCCAAGGCAGCGCCGTCTACCTGCTGCGGCCGGACGGCTACGTACTGGGCCGCTGGATCACCCCCGCGGCCGCCACCCTGCGCGCCGCCCTCCGGCCCTACTACCCCTCGATCGCCCTGGATGCGCCCAAGGAAGACCAAGCATGA
- a CDS encoding aminoglycoside phosphotransferase family protein — MKNDHDPRLELIRNWLGSLPASLNLAIDTLRPASADASFRRYFRLDAGERTLIVMDAPPAHEDCRPFLHVDRLLADVGLNVPAVLEQDLDQGLLLLSDLGEQTYYQRIQAGLPDSELQTLYREALAALVRLQQASTTSLGTYDTTRLADELKLFPEWYVQKHHGVTLDDKTANALEKIFALLSTSNGGQAQVLVHRDYHSPNLMVCDQPQYGPNPGIIDFQDALIGPITYDLASLVTDARTTWEEPQQLDWAIRYWEMARTAGLPVDPDFAEFHRAYEWMGLQRNLRILGVFARLNHRDGKAHYLAHMPRMNGYVRQVAQRYSVFTPLLRLLDKLDDRQVSVGYTF, encoded by the coding sequence TTGAAAAACGATCACGACCCCCGCCTGGAGCTGATCCGCAACTGGCTGGGCAGCCTGCCCGCCAGCCTGAACCTGGCCATCGACACGCTGCGTCCGGCGTCGGCCGACGCCAGCTTCCGCCGCTATTTCAGGCTGGACGCCGGCGAGCGCACCCTGATAGTCATGGACGCCCCGCCCGCGCACGAGGATTGCCGCCCCTTCCTGCACGTGGACCGCCTGCTGGCGGACGTCGGGCTGAACGTGCCCGCCGTGCTGGAACAGGACCTGGACCAGGGCCTGCTGCTGCTGTCCGACCTGGGCGAACAGACCTATTACCAGCGAATCCAGGCGGGACTGCCGGACAGCGAACTGCAGACGCTGTACCGCGAGGCCCTGGCCGCGCTGGTCCGCCTGCAGCAGGCATCCACCACTAGCCTGGGCACCTACGACACCACCCGTCTGGCCGACGAGCTCAAGCTGTTCCCCGAGTGGTACGTGCAAAAGCACCACGGGGTGACGCTGGACGACAAGACCGCGAACGCGCTGGAAAAGATCTTCGCGCTGTTGTCCACCAGCAATGGCGGACAGGCCCAGGTGCTGGTGCACCGCGATTACCACTCGCCCAACCTGATGGTCTGCGACCAGCCGCAATACGGCCCCAATCCCGGCATCATCGACTTCCAGGATGCGCTCATCGGTCCCATCACCTACGATCTGGCCTCGCTGGTGACCGACGCCCGCACCACATGGGAAGAGCCCCAGCAACTGGATTGGGCCATCCGCTACTGGGAAATGGCGCGGACGGCGGGCTTGCCGGTGGATCCGGATTTCGCCGAATTCCACCGCGCTTATGAATGGATGGGCCTGCAGCGCAACCTGCGCATCCTGGGCGTGTTCGCCCGCCTGAACCACCGCGACGGCAAGGCGCACTACCTGGCCCACATGCCGCGCATGAACGGCTACGTGCGCCAGGTGGCCCAGCGCTACAGCGTCTTCACGCCGTTGCTGCGCCTGCTGGACAAGCTGGACGACCGCCAGGTCAGCGTCGGGTACACGTTCTGA
- a CDS encoding IS3 family transposase (programmed frameshift) — protein sequence MTKYDERFKLRAVKKCLSGQHSIELIAAELQVDYSMLRRWVSGFQIHGRAALAKKSGHYDAQFKLRVLKHAEREGLSDREVVALYDIRSAGSIGQWRAQYHKHGIGALEPQPRGQRAMPHKYPPEPVPKDMTEEELREEVANLRAELDYPKKARCLDRSGKDPSARCKAQVVQELRHKHPLERLLRAAKLSRSTFYYHLKAQGAADQYADLKARISAVYARHKGRYGYRRITAALRQAGELVNHKTVQKLMQRLGLKSLVRVKKYRSYRGQSHHVAANVLARDFVAERPNQKWVTDVTEFKVRGEKLYLSPVMDLYNGEIVAYETSQRPVFKLIGTMVKKALARLKPTDSPILHSDQGWQYQHPQYRRMLADRSLTQSMSRRGNCLDNAAMESFFGTLKSEFFHLNRFENVAQLQAGIRQYIRYYNHERIKLKLKGLSPVQYRAQAFGL from the exons ATGACGAAGTACGACGAGCGCTTTAAGCTGCGCGCGGTCAAGAAATGTTTATCAGGGCAACACAGTATTGAGTTGATTGCTGCTGAACTGCAGGTCGACTACTCGATGCTGCGGCGTTGGGTGTCGGGTTTTCAGATCCATGGGCGCGCGGCCTTGGCCAAGAAGTCCGGTCACTATGACGCGCAGTTCAAGCTGAGGGTGTTGAAGCACGCCGAGCGGGAGGGGCTGTCAGACCGAGAGGTGGTCGCGCTCTACGATATTCGGTCAGCGGGTTCGATAGGCCAATGGCGCGCTCAGTATCATAAGCATGGTATTGGGGCGTTGGAGCCCCAGCCGAGAGGACAACGCGCCATGCCACATAAGTATCCCCCCGAGCCAGTGCCCAAAGACATGACCGAGGAGGAGCTACGCGAAGAGGTCGCGAACCTGCGAGCGGAGCTGGACTACC CTAAAAAAGCTCGATGCCTTGATCGAAGCGGAAAAGACCCAAGCGCTCGTTGCAAAGCGCAAGTGGTCCAAGAATTGAGGCATAAGCATCCGCTGGAACGGTTGCTGCGCGCAGCCAAACTGTCGCGCAGCACGTTCTACTATCACCTGAAGGCGCAGGGCGCTGCCGATCAGTACGCTGATTTGAAGGCACGCATCAGTGCGGTCTATGCACGCCACAAGGGCCGCTACGGCTATCGCCGGATCACGGCCGCGTTACGCCAGGCGGGGGAATTAGTGAATCACAAAACGGTACAGAAGCTGATGCAGAGGCTGGGCCTGAAGTCGTTGGTGCGAGTCAAAAAGTACCGCTCTTACCGAGGCCAGTCGCATCACGTGGCGGCCAACGTGCTGGCGCGCGACTTCGTTGCTGAGCGGCCGAACCAAAAGTGGGTTACCGATGTGACCGAGTTCAAGGTACGAGGCGAAAAGCTGTATCTGTCGCCGGTCATGGACCTGTATAACGGTGAGATCGTGGCCTATGAGACCAGCCAACGGCCAGTGTTCAAGCTTATTGGCACCATGGTGAAGAAAGCGCTGGCGCGGCTCAAGCCCACCGACAGCCCCATCCTGCACTCAGACCAGGGCTGGCAGTATCAACATCCCCAATACCGCCGCATGCTGGCAGATCGGTCGCTTACCCAAAGCATGTCGCGCAGGGGAAATTGTCTGGACAACGCCGCCATGGAGAGCTTCTTTGGCACGTTGAAGTCCGAATTCTTCCACCTGAATCGCTTCGAAAACGTCGCGCAGTTACAGGCGGGCATCCGCCAGTACATCCGTTATTACAATCACGAACGCATCAAACTCAAGCTAAAAGGCCTGAGTCCGGTGCAGTACCGAGCTCAGGCCTTCGGGCTTTAG
- a CDS encoding MarR family winged helix-turn-helix transcriptional regulator, with translation MNPPALERFLTYRLHVLNKITDRDTNRAYLEDCGIPLGEARCLAAIGRYAPLSVNDLARAANLNKGQASRSAQALVERGLVEKTMSASDGRGVVLAPTPAGLAQYQRVIDLIARRNEEIFNCLSDDEQRLLGDMLDRVIGHLQPDADGAED, from the coding sequence GTGAACCCGCCCGCCCTCGAACGATTCCTGACCTACCGCCTGCACGTGCTCAACAAGATCACGGACAGGGACACGAATCGCGCCTATCTGGAAGACTGCGGCATTCCGCTAGGCGAGGCGCGCTGCCTGGCGGCCATCGGCCGCTACGCGCCCCTGTCGGTCAACGACCTGGCGCGCGCGGCCAATCTGAACAAAGGCCAGGCCAGCCGCTCGGCGCAGGCGCTGGTGGAACGCGGACTGGTCGAAAAAACCATGTCCGCCTCCGACGGGCGCGGCGTGGTGCTGGCGCCGACCCCGGCCGGCCTGGCGCAATACCAGCGCGTCATCGACCTGATCGCCCGCCGCAATGAGGAGATCTTCAACTGCCTCAGCGACGACGAGCAACGCCTGCTGGGCGACATGCTGGACCGCGTGATCGGCCATCTGCAGCCGGACGCGGACGGGGCGGAAGACTAG
- a CDS encoding DUF6776 family protein, with protein MFGRSQRAVFKPSVYQPGQRTRRMPRWLVLLLVGIALGAGGVLFLQTNYGPQRLTVEQSEQLHSELSTANLERQRLQSQLEEATQQRDANKSGHEKLTADLSDARSKIDTLNKELVLFQDAMPADPRGGNLGIRSATFKRAPGLLDYQVLVMREERQGAPFKGTLTFSIDGTYPNGRAATVTPEGPALNVDRYDYALGQLKLPDGFTAKVVVLRVLDGAQKQQAMRIYYVRN; from the coding sequence ATGTTCGGAAGATCGCAACGGGCTGTGTTCAAGCCCTCCGTGTACCAGCCCGGCCAACGCACGCGCCGCATGCCGCGCTGGCTGGTCCTGCTGCTGGTGGGCATCGCCCTGGGCGCCGGCGGCGTGCTCTTCCTGCAGACCAACTACGGTCCGCAACGCCTGACCGTGGAACAGTCCGAGCAATTGCACAGCGAACTCAGCACGGCAAATCTTGAGCGCCAGCGCCTGCAAAGCCAGCTCGAGGAAGCCACCCAGCAGCGCGACGCCAACAAGTCCGGCCACGAAAAACTGACCGCCGACCTTTCTGACGCCCGCAGCAAGATCGACACGCTGAACAAGGAACTGGTGCTGTTCCAGGACGCCATGCCGGCCGACCCGCGCGGCGGCAACCTGGGTATCCGCTCCGCCACCTTCAAGCGCGCGCCCGGCCTGCTGGATTACCAGGTGCTGGTCATGCGCGAAGAGCGCCAGGGAGCCCCGTTCAAGGGCACGCTGACCTTCTCCATCGACGGCACCTATCCCAATGGCCGCGCCGCCACCGTCACGCCGGAAGGCCCTGCCCTGAACGTCGACCGTTACGACTACGCGCTGGGCCAGCTGAAGCTGCCCGATGGTTTCACGGCCAAGGTCGTGGTGCTGCGCGTACTGGACGGCGCGCAGAAACAGCAGGCGATGCGTATCTATTACGTGCGCAACTGA
- the rsmA gene encoding 16S rRNA (adenine(1518)-N(6)/adenine(1519)-N(6))-dimethyltransferase RsmA → MSQHQARKRFGQNFLTDESVVESIVRAVSPARDDTVVEIGPGLSALTRPLLERLDHLTAVEIDRDLAARLRKQFDASRLTVVEADALTVDFSQFGPALRVVGNLPYNISSPLLFHLMTWAGHVRDQHFMLQREVIDRMVAQPGSGDFSRLSVMLQSRYRMHKLFDVPPEAFDPPPKVVSAIVRMVPLPADRLRPVSERAFETVVARAFSQRRKMLRRVLADWAAQVPWEALDIAPTARAEDISVDRYIRLADALVAAGVLQAG, encoded by the coding sequence ATGTCACAGCACCAGGCGCGCAAGCGTTTCGGCCAGAACTTCCTGACCGACGAGAGCGTGGTCGAGTCCATCGTCCGGGCGGTTTCGCCCGCCCGCGACGACACCGTGGTCGAGATCGGCCCGGGCTTGTCCGCGCTTACCCGGCCGCTGCTCGAACGTCTGGATCATCTGACGGCGGTCGAGATCGATCGCGACCTGGCGGCGCGACTGCGCAAGCAGTTCGACGCCAGCCGCCTGACCGTGGTCGAGGCCGATGCGCTGACAGTGGATTTTTCCCAGTTCGGACCGGCGCTGCGGGTGGTGGGCAATCTGCCTTACAACATCTCCAGCCCGTTGCTGTTCCATCTGATGACCTGGGCCGGGCACGTCCGCGACCAGCATTTCATGCTGCAGCGGGAAGTGATCGACCGCATGGTCGCGCAACCTGGTTCAGGCGACTTCAGCCGCCTGTCGGTGATGCTGCAATCGCGCTACCGCATGCACAAGCTGTTCGACGTGCCGCCGGAAGCCTTCGATCCGCCTCCCAAGGTGGTGTCGGCGATCGTGCGCATGGTGCCCTTGCCGGCGGACCGCTTGCGTCCGGTCAGCGAGCGGGCCTTTGAAACAGTGGTGGCGCGCGCGTTTTCACAGCGGCGCAAGATGTTGCGCCGGGTGCTGGCGGACTGGGCTGCGCAAGTGCCTTGGGAAGCCCTGGATATCGCGCCCACGGCACGCGCCGAGGATATTTCGGTGGATCGCTATATTCGCCTGGCGGATGCACTGGTGGCGGCAGGAGTGCTGCAGGCCGGTTGA
- the murU gene encoding N-acetylmuramate alpha-1-phosphate uridylyltransferase MurU, whose translation MRAMILAAGRGERMRPLTDRLPKPLLAVGGQPLIVWHLRRLAAAGIRDVVINHAWLGHEIERALGDGAAHGVRIRYSAEATALETAGGIAQALPLLGGEPFLVVNGDVWCDWDPAAANDLASVLPDGGAWLLLSDNPPQHPAGDFRLEADGSVHAQGEPRLTFAGIGVYHPSLFADVPRGAAAPLAPLLRQAMARGLVRGARHAGKWTDVGTPQRLADLDAELNGQGR comes from the coding sequence ATGCGGGCCATGATCCTCGCGGCGGGGCGCGGCGAACGCATGCGCCCGCTGACCGACCGCCTGCCCAAGCCCCTGCTGGCCGTGGGCGGCCAGCCGCTGATCGTCTGGCACCTGCGCCGGCTGGCGGCCGCCGGCATCCGCGACGTCGTCATCAACCATGCCTGGCTCGGCCACGAGATCGAGCGGGCGCTGGGCGATGGCGCCGCGCACGGCGTGCGGATCCGCTATTCGGCGGAAGCGACCGCGCTGGAAACCGCTGGCGGCATCGCCCAGGCGCTGCCCCTGCTGGGCGGCGAGCCTTTCCTGGTCGTCAACGGCGACGTGTGGTGCGACTGGGATCCCGCTGCGGCGAACGATCTGGCAAGCGTCCTCCCCGACGGCGGCGCCTGGCTGCTGCTGTCGGACAATCCGCCGCAGCACCCGGCCGGCGATTTCCGGCTTGAGGCCGACGGCAGCGTCCATGCCCAGGGCGAACCTCGTTTGACCTTTGCGGGCATCGGCGTCTACCATCCCTCGTTGTTCGCCGACGTCCCCCGGGGCGCGGCGGCGCCCCTGGCTCCCTTGCTGCGGCAGGCCATGGCCCGAGGCCTGGTGCGCGGCGCGCGCCATGCGGGCAAATGGACGGATGTCGGCACGCCGCAGCGGCTGGCGGACCTGGATGCCGAACTCAACGGACAGGGCCGCTGA
- a CDS encoding LPS-assembly protein LptD codes for MRKVRWLILSAVSVAAGAVQAQGSQGSVPAASSTSATPVLRTSPGLRMHRLPDDSIPAFMEADSIDGDPDSDLTLTGNAQVRRIDSVIKGDRINYRKDTGEVDVQGSARMMRDGTLVIGPNAKFNVDKSSGEIEKPNFWMGANGGFAVAEHADIFSRSQMRMHTVTYSGCACETPSWYIKAKTVDIDYDENEGVARSGVLYFKDVPILASPYMTFPVKKERKSGFLMPTYGTTSQGGFDFSIPYYLNLAPNYDMTVQPRYFSKRGLQMGGEFRYLGSTYSGILDGTYLPNDKLTDSDRWMYWWRHQQMLPYGFYADWDIAKVSDDNYFRDISQLGLNQASTTYLPQRARVGWTSASGYWSGYVQVHKYQTLQDPDAPLAPPYDKEPELAFRGARYDWGGFDVDWTSTAVRFRRSLFDGQRLGPDGNRFQTYPTVSYPIVKPGWFIVPKAGVNYTQYDTDWYNLSPGTPRSQSRTVPIMSLDSGLIFERDTSLFGKASTQTLEPRLYYLYVPYRDQSKLPVYDTSLADFSFSQAFDENIYTGGWDRIANANQLTAALTTRWLDADTGFERLSLAVAQRFYFADQKVTLPYETPRENVRSDFLVGASAALTDTLSTEVAAQYNPYDNNWSRGLISARWSPQRLTTVALSYRYQRDPQPGVAYQPQGQNQVSMAVQWPFSKRWYGVGRVDYSLRSGPSSTIANTTDSPRVTQAIAGLEYKGDCCWVGRVVYQRYAISATDANSAVFFQLELTGLGSLGTDPMNLLNRSIPGYSRITPPVPTGTTFERYE; via the coding sequence GTGCGCAAGGTTCGATGGTTGATCCTCTCTGCTGTCAGTGTCGCCGCCGGAGCCGTCCAGGCCCAGGGTAGCCAGGGCAGCGTTCCCGCCGCGTCGTCGACCTCGGCGACCCCCGTGTTGCGCACTTCGCCGGGCTTGCGGATGCACCGCCTGCCGGACGACAGCATTCCCGCCTTCATGGAGGCGGACTCCATCGACGGCGATCCGGACTCCGACCTGACCCTGACCGGCAACGCCCAGGTGCGCCGCATCGACAGCGTGATCAAGGGCGATCGCATCAACTACCGCAAGGACACGGGCGAAGTCGACGTCCAGGGCAGCGCGCGCATGATGCGCGACGGCACCCTGGTGATCGGGCCGAACGCCAAGTTCAACGTGGACAAGTCCTCGGGCGAGATTGAAAAGCCGAATTTCTGGATGGGCGCCAACGGCGGCTTCGCCGTCGCCGAGCATGCGGACATCTTCAGCCGGTCGCAGATGCGGATGCACACAGTGACTTATAGCGGCTGCGCCTGCGAAACGCCGTCCTGGTACATCAAGGCCAAGACCGTCGACATCGACTACGACGAGAACGAAGGCGTGGCGCGCAGCGGCGTGCTGTATTTCAAGGACGTGCCCATTCTGGCGTCGCCCTACATGACCTTCCCGGTCAAGAAGGAGCGCAAGTCGGGCTTTCTGATGCCGACTTACGGCACGACCAGCCAGGGCGGCTTCGATTTTTCGATTCCGTATTACCTGAATCTGGCGCCGAACTATGACATGACCGTGCAGCCGCGCTACTTCTCCAAGCGCGGGCTGCAGATGGGCGGGGAGTTCCGTTATCTCGGCAGCACCTATAGCGGCATCCTGGATGGCACCTACCTGCCCAATGACAAGCTGACCGACAGCGACCGTTGGATGTACTGGTGGCGCCACCAGCAGATGCTGCCCTACGGGTTCTATGCGGACTGGGATATCGCGAAGGTGTCGGATGACAACTACTTCCGCGACATTTCGCAGCTGGGCCTGAACCAGGCCTCGACGACCTATTTGCCGCAACGCGCGCGGGTGGGCTGGACGTCTGCGTCCGGCTATTGGAGCGGCTATGTGCAGGTCCACAAGTATCAGACGCTGCAGGATCCCGATGCTCCGCTGGCGCCGCCGTATGACAAGGAGCCGGAACTCGCCTTCCGCGGCGCCCGCTATGACTGGGGCGGTTTTGACGTCGACTGGACTTCGACGGCCGTGCGCTTCCGCAGGTCGTTGTTCGACGGCCAGCGCTTGGGACCCGATGGCAACCGCTTCCAGACCTATCCCACGGTTTCCTACCCCATCGTCAAGCCGGGCTGGTTCATCGTGCCCAAGGCGGGCGTCAATTACACGCAATACGACACCGACTGGTACAACCTGAGCCCAGGTACTCCGCGCTCCCAATCCCGTACGGTGCCGATCATGTCTCTGGATTCGGGGCTGATCTTCGAGCGCGATACTTCGCTGTTCGGCAAGGCTTCCACGCAGACCTTGGAGCCGCGCCTGTACTACCTGTACGTGCCCTACCGCGACCAGTCCAAGCTACCCGTCTACGATACCTCCCTGGCCGATTTCAGCTTCTCGCAGGCGTTCGATGAGAACATCTATACCGGCGGGTGGGACCGTATCGCGAATGCAAACCAGCTGACCGCGGCGTTGACCACGCGCTGGCTCGATGCCGATACCGGCTTCGAACGTTTGTCGCTGGCAGTGGCGCAGCGGTTCTATTTCGCGGACCAGAAGGTCACGCTACCCTACGAGACACCGCGCGAAAACGTGCGCTCCGACTTTTTGGTTGGGGCTAGCGCAGCCTTGACCGATACGCTCAGCACGGAAGTCGCGGCCCAATACAACCCCTATGACAACAACTGGTCACGCGGTTTGATCAGCGCGCGTTGGTCCCCCCAACGTCTGACCACGGTCGCCTTGTCCTATCGCTATCAGCGTGACCCCCAGCCGGGTGTCGCTTATCAACCCCAAGGCCAGAACCAGGTCAGCATGGCGGTCCAATGGCCGTTCAGCAAGCGTTGGTACGGTGTCGGACGGGTGGACTATTCCTTGCGTTCCGGACCGTCGAGCACGATCGCCAATACGACGGACTCTCCGCGGGTGACGCAGGCCATCGCTGGCCTGGAGTACAAGGGCGATTGCTGCTGGGTGGGCCGCGTGGTCTACCAGCGGTACGCTATTTCCGCCACGGACGCCAACTCCGCAGTGTTCTTCCAGCTTGAGCTGACCGGCCTGGGTTCCCTCGGAACCGACCCGATGAACCTGCTGAACAGAAGTATCCCCGGCTACTCGCGCATTACGCCGCCAGTGCCCACCGGGACCACATTTGAAAGGTATGAATGA
- a CDS encoding peptidylprolyl isomerase, translating to MMRRLHSLRRLSGNALLLAVCAGLPMAHAAEQGGKAASNGAKPNPAAQKNAAPAPAPQREQFVDGIAAVVDKDVITLRELRDASLRISGELKSRGIQVPDDQTLQHQVLQRLIMERVQRHEADRLGIRVDDAQVDQAIQTIAARNKITVAQLRQEIEKSGTHWDGYRKSLRDEIRTDRLRQRAVDSTIVISDAEVDAFLKDQRRNPAFGAAPQAAPQPQPQAQPQPEPQQAAAPSGPMLYALAQILVRVPEGSSPEQLAALRKKAEGLLAQAKRGDDFASLAAAASDGPEALQGGVMGVRPLDGWPDLFVQAVSNLQKGQVSSLIQSGNGFHIIKVMDRGTAQPAPARTARAPAPAQAPQPAAAPAQAPAHQGPVEVMQTRARHILIKTSTVMSDELARQRLEQVRQRLVSGGAKFEDMARQYSQDATAPQGGELGWLNPGETVPPFEAAMNALKPGEISQPVQSPFGWHLIEVEERRQHDATDDMARMKARQILFERRAQPAFEDWLEQLRAQAYIDNRLEKQQKIQQNNR from the coding sequence ATGATGCGTAGGTTGCACTCTTTGCGCCGCCTCTCCGGCAATGCGCTGCTGCTGGCCGTGTGCGCCGGCTTGCCCATGGCCCATGCGGCCGAGCAGGGTGGCAAGGCCGCGAGCAATGGCGCCAAGCCGAATCCCGCCGCGCAGAAGAATGCCGCGCCGGCGCCCGCGCCGCAGCGCGAGCAGTTCGTCGACGGCATTGCCGCCGTGGTGGACAAGGACGTGATTACATTGCGTGAATTGCGCGATGCGTCCCTGCGTATTTCAGGCGAGTTGAAGTCCCGCGGCATCCAGGTGCCCGATGACCAGACCCTGCAGCATCAGGTGCTGCAACGCCTGATCATGGAGCGCGTGCAACGCCATGAAGCAGACCGCCTGGGCATACGGGTGGATGATGCGCAAGTCGATCAGGCCATCCAGACCATCGCCGCCCGCAACAAGATCACCGTGGCCCAGTTGCGCCAGGAGATCGAAAAATCCGGCACGCATTGGGATGGCTACCGCAAGTCGTTGCGCGATGAGATCCGCACCGACCGCCTGCGCCAGCGCGCGGTGGACTCCACGATCGTGATTTCCGATGCCGAAGTCGATGCCTTCCTGAAGGACCAGCGCCGCAATCCGGCGTTCGGCGCGGCGCCGCAGGCGGCCCCGCAGCCGCAGCCGCAGGCCCAGCCGCAACCCGAGCCCCAGCAGGCCGCCGCGCCGTCGGGCCCGATGCTTTACGCCCTGGCCCAGATCCTGGTGCGGGTGCCTGAAGGCTCGTCGCCCGAGCAACTGGCCGCACTGCGCAAGAAGGCCGAAGGCCTGCTGGCGCAAGCCAAGCGCGGCGACGACTTCGCCAGCCTGGCTGCCGCGGCCTCGGACGGTCCCGAAGCCTTGCAGGGCGGCGTCATGGGCGTGCGCCCGCTGGACGGCTGGCCCGACCTGTTCGTGCAGGCCGTCAGCAATCTGCAGAAAGGGCAGGTCAGCAGCCTGATCCAAAGCGGCAACGGCTTTCACATCATCAAGGTGATGGACCGCGGCACCGCCCAGCCCGCGCCTGCCCGCACGGCCCGCGCCCCGGCGCCGGCCCAGGCGCCGCAGCCCGCCGCCGCGCCCGCGCAGGCGCCTGCGCACCAGGGCCCGGTGGAAGTGATGCAGACCCGCGCCCGCCACATCCTGATCAAGACCTCCACCGTTATGAGCGACGAACTGGCGCGTCAGCGCCTGGAGCAGGTCCGTCAGCGCCTGGTGAGCGGCGGCGCCAAGTTCGAGGACATGGCGCGCCAGTATTCGCAGGACGCCACCGCCCCGCAAGGCGGCGAACTGGGCTGGCTGAACCCGGGCGAAACCGTGCCGCCGTTCGAGGCCGCCATGAACGCCTTGAAGCCGGGCGAGATCAGCCAACCGGTGCAATCGCCCTTTGGCTGGCACCTGATCGAAGTGGAAGAGCGCCGCCAGCACGACGCCACCGACGACATGGCCCGCATGAAGGCTCGCCAGATCCTGTTCGAACGCCGCGCCCAGCCCGCGTTCGAAGATTGGCTGGAGCAGCTGCGCGCCCAGGCCTACATCGACAACCGCCTGGAAAAGCAGCAGAAGATCCAGCAGAACAACCGTTAA